A stretch of the Mus pahari unplaced genomic scaffold, PAHARI_EIJ_v1.1 scaffold_8054_1, whole genome shotgun sequence genome encodes the following:
- the LOC110315889 gene encoding vomeronasal type-2 receptor 116-like: MYSWIFIFRLLQIPEFVSAFTYNISTCYYIITEEFHHEGDVVVGAFFPLHTFHTQKKIPQPVVPYEYVDYQIQYNFKNYQYILALQFAIEEINGNPNLLPXISLGXXFYNXRFTXKYXLXNXFXWXTALVHRKYFPNYNCKKRNFTAALTGTSWITSAQIGTLLQLFKFPQITFGPYDPLLSDRGQYPSLYQMAPKDTSLSLAIVSLLAHFRWSWVGLILPDDHKGNKIVSDFREEMERKGICLAFVKMIPATWTSRFAKFWEHMDETNVTILFGDVDSLEGVMRNILQRLLTRNLWIMNIEPHVIDRADYFMVDSFHGSLIIKHNYRENSEFTKFIQTVNPNKYPEDIYLPKLWYYFFKCSFADINXHVLDNCQSNASLDVLPRHIFDVAMNAESTSIYNGVYALAQGLHEMTLQQLQMQPYENGEEMVFFPWQLNAFLKDIEVKDKKSLDWSHTIDTEYDILNLWNLPKGLGLKVKIGXFSANXPXGQQLSLSEQMIQWPEIFSELPQSVCNENCKPGFRKVTLEGKAICCYKCTPCGDNEISNET, encoded by the exons ATGTACTCCTGGATTTTTATCTTTAGGCTCTTGCAAATCCCTGAATTTGTCTCTGCTTTTACTTATAATATCAGTACATGTTATTACATAATCACTGAAGAATTTCACCATGAAGGAGATGTTGTGGTTGGTGCATTTTTCCCTCTTCATACTTTCCACACTCAAAAGAAAATACCACAACCAGTTGTACCATATGAATATGTGGACTATCAAATACA GTATAACTTTAAGAACTACCAGTATATTCTTGCTCTGCAATTTGCCATTGAGGAGATCAATGGGAACCCCAATCTTTTACCCAANATATCTCTTGGATTNNATTTCTACAATNTCAGATTCACTGNGAAGTACANTCTTNNTAATNCTTTTANTTGGNTCACAGCTCTNGTGCATAGAAAGTATTTTCCTAATTACAACtgtaaaaagagaaatttcacTGCAGCNCTCACAGGAACATCATGGATAACATCTGCACAAATAGGGACTTTGCTTCAACTCTTTAAATTTCCACAG ATTACCTTTGGACCTTATGATCCTTTATTAAGTGACCGGGGTCAGTATCCTTCTCTCTACCAGATGGCCCCTAAGGACACATCTCTTTCACTTGCCATTGTTTCATTGTTGGCTCATTTTAGGTGGTCATGGGTTGGCCTCATACTCCCTGATGACCACAAAGGAAATAAGATTGTATCAGATTttagggaggagatggagagaaaaggcATTTGTCTAGCTTTTGTAAAAATGATCCCAGCCACATGGACTTCACGTTTTGCCAAATTCTGGGAACATATGGATGAGACAAATGTAACAATTCTTTTTGGTGATGTTGATTCGCTAGAAGGTGTAATGAGGAATATTTTACAAAGGTTATTGACACGGAACCTCTGGATCATGAACATTGAACCTCATGTTATTGACAGAGCTGACTATTTCATGGTAGACTCATTCCATGGAAGCCTAATTATTAAGCACAATTATAGAGAGAATTCTGAATTTACCAAATTTATTCAAACAGTTAATCCTAATAAATACCCAGAAGACATTTATCTTCCTAAGCTGTGGTATTATTTTTTCAAGTGCTCATTTGCTGACATTAATTGNCATGTTTTAGACAACTGTCAATCCAATGCTTCTTTGGATGTATTACCTCGTCACATATTTGATGTGGCCATGAATGCAGAGagcacaagtatttacaatggtgTGTATGCTTTGGCTCAAGGCCTCCATGAGATGACACTTCAGCAACTTCAAATGCAACCatatgaaaatggagaagagatggtGTTTTTTCCATGGCAG CTTAACGCTTTCCTGAAGGATATTGAAGTGAAAGACAAAAAGAGTTTAGATTGGAGCCACACAATAGACACTGAGTATGACATTCTTAACCTTTGGAATTTACCAAAGGGCCTtggattaaaagtgaaaataggaNCTTTTTCTGCAAATGNTCCCCANGGTCAACAGTTGTCTTTATCTGAACAGATGATACAATGGCCAGAAATATTTTCAGAG CTCCCTCAGTCTGTGTGCAATGAGAATTGTAAGCCTGGATTCAGAAAAGTAACCCTAGAGGGCAAGGCCATCTGCTGCTACAAGTGCACTCCTTGCGGAGACAATGAGATTTCTAATGAAACAG